CATACACACCTAGTCCCAGCAGACAGCCAAAATCAGCATTGTTCCAGAGCAGAACATCAAACGGCTGCATTGCACTGATACCTGTCAAAAGCTAAACACGTAATTAAAGATGCATAACTATGGAATTTTTAAGTGTTAATGATAACTATCCAAGCGTCCACTATGAAAGAATTCTGAGTAGAAAAGCTGAGACCCATAGGGTCTTCCTTATGACACTACAAGGAGAGGTCTGCTTCTAGTTACAAGTGAATGTTCGTGCACATCTGGCAGATGTCATAATATTTCAAGTGTGCTTTTAAATGCCTATTGAAATGgcttgaaaatattcttttatttcctctctctaGACTGAAAAAGCTTCTTGAACAAGAAACAGcatatcaagaaaaaaaagagaaggaaaacaacaagaaaatagctaaactgaaagaagaattgACTAAACTGAAATCCTTTGCTTTAATGGTTGTGGATGAACAACAAAGACTCACTGAGCAGTTGAATCAACAAAGTCAAAAAATTCAAGAGTTAACCACTTCTGCAGACCAAGCACATGAGAAACTCGCTTTTGCTGAAGCAAAAGCTCAAGAGCAAGAACAGAAAGCCAGCAGGCTGGAGGCTGAACTTCAAGTCCAAAGCAGTAAGGTTTCCCAAGATCAAGAAGCAATGATGGCCAAACTAACCAATGAAGACAGCCAGAATCGTCAGCTCCGGTTAAAACTAAATGCACTCAGCCGACAAATTgatgagctggaagagaccaATAAATctttaagaaaagcagaagatgaaCTGCAAGACCTAAGGGATAAGATAAATAAGGGAGAATATGGGAACTCCACTCTTATGTCTGAAGTGGAGGAATTAAGGAAACGACTGCtggagatggaaggaaaagatgaagagCTCATAAAAATGGAAGATCAGTGCAGAGAACTTAATAAAAAGTTAGAAAAAGAAGCATCGCAGAGCAAGAACCTTAAAGGGGAAGTTGACAAACTCAACAAAAGAATTATGGAGCTGGAGAAATTAGAGGATGctttcagcaaaagcaaacaggaatgCTACTCCCTGAAATGCAAcctagaaagagaaaaaatggtaACAAAACAGTTGTCCCTTGAGCTGGAAGGCTTAAAAGCTAGAGTTGGAGAGCTCGAAGCAATTGAAAGCAAGTTAGAAAAAACCGAGTCCACGCTTAAAGAAGATTTAACAAAGCTGAAGACTCTAACAGTGATGCTTGtggatgaaagaaaaactatgagtgaaaaaataaagcaaacagaagaaaagctggaagCTGCAACTTCTCAGCtccaggtggaaaaaaataaagtgatgtCCATTACAGAAAAACTAATTGAGGAAAGTAAAAAGGCACTGAAATCAAAAtctgatgcagaagaaaaagtgtCCAGTGtcacaaaagaaagagatgaactgaaaaacaaactcaaagcagaagaggagaaaggaagtgATCTTGCTTCCAAAGTAAATATTCTAAGAAAAAGACTTCAGTCACTGGAAGCTGTTGAAAAagaatttcttaaaaataagcttAAAGAGACTACTAAATCCAGcacttccctgcagcaggagaacaacaaaatcaaagagCTTTCTCAAGAAGTTGAGGGGCTTaagcagaagctgaaagaaatgaaggccATAGAAGATGATCTTATGAAAACTGAGGATGAATTTGAGTCTCTAGAACGAAGATATGTCAATGAACGGGACAAAGCCAAGCTCCTGTCAGAAGAGCTGGAGGCTGTCAAAATGGAAGTAGCTAGGTATAAACTAACGGAAAAGGCAGAGTCCAATCAAGAGCAGCGTCTTTTTAAGAAGCTCAAAGAAGAAGAAGCGAAATCGAGTCATCTTTCCAGAGAAGTAGAtgcactgaaagagaaaatgcatgaaTACATGGCAACAGAAGACCTACTCTGTCACCTTCGAGGTGATCATACAGTCTTACAGAAGAAACTCACccagcaagaaaacaagaacaggGAGTTAGCAAGAGAAATGGAAGGCCTCACAAAAGAGTTGGAGAGGTACAGACGTTTCAGCAAGAGCCACAGACCCGGTGTTAATGGAAGACGGATTTCTGACTTGCAGGTTTTTTCTAAAGAAGTCCAGACAGATCCTGCTGACAACGAACCGCCCGATTACAAAACACTCATGCCTTTAGAGCGAGCAGTCATAAATGGGCAGCTGTATGAAGACAGTGACAATGAGGACAAAGACAGCAATGAGGAGGGGCAATCAGTGTCTTTCAGAAGCAACTCATCCATCGGGAATGCCATGCACAAGAAATTATGGATCCCTTGGATGAAGTCCAAAGAAAGCCACCATCAAAATGGAAAGATTCatacaaagcaaaatggaaactgtGCACAGGCTGGTGACCTAGTGCTAAGCCATACACCTGGCCAACCTCTGCACATAAAAGTAACCCCGGACCATGGACAGAACACAGCAACACTAGAAATAACAAGTCCTAACACTGAAAGTCCTCACTCCTATACAAGCACAGCAGTTATACCTAACTGTGGCACTCCCAAACAAAGAATAACTATTATTCAAAATGCCTCCTTCGCTCCTGTAAAGTCAAAAGTATCAGAAGGTTACATGAGCCCAGAGCAAGCCATTTCTCCCATTACTATGGCTGCTTTTGCAAGATCTCAAACTCCTGACTCATGTGGTTCCTTAACGCCTGAAAGAACAATGTCCCCTTTGGCTTTACCAGGCTCAAGTTCTCAGGAACAAATGCTCTCCTCAGAGCCTTTGGAAATGGGAGCCAAGCATGCCGTTTTCAGAGTATCCCCTGACAGGCAGTCGTCATGGCAGTTTCAGAGGTCTAACAGCACGGGATCAAGTGTAATAACTACTGAGGATAACAAAATCCACATCCACTTAGGAAGTCCTTATGTCCAAGCTCTCACCGGTTCCAAGACCGTCAGCCCTTGTACCCCAGTGCAAGATAACAGAACTCCAGCACTAGCTAATGGAATACCCAGTAAGCCCACCAATAAAATCACCAGCAGTATTACTATCACACCAACAGCCACTCCTCTCCCACGGCAATCACAAATTACAGTAAGTAATGTCTATAACTGACTCTCATCCATGCTGACACCCTTACCAGCAATCCATCCTGTTTTTCATCCCAGCAAGAATTATTTGGAACGGCCCTTGTCCTATGGGAGAGATCTGTGCATGAACTTTACAACAGTATACAAAACTAACGTTAAGTTTTGCCTGCTTAGTGTTATCAAGTGTGCACTTACTGTATTATCTTCTAATTGAAATACAGTTATGTAAAATATCTAGTCTTGCACTTGTATAAATGCATCTTTatgtatttccattttcaaaataaCTCACATTACCTTTGACTGCAACTTTCCTTGgtgaaatattttaacattacataaacagtaaataattgattatttttatcattgCTTGCAGAACATTTTTGgttcctttgtgtgtgtgtgtgtttgtattttttattttattttactttattttgcaTGTATGGAACAATTTGAATTAAGCCATAATATTGCCTGCTAACTTCAGAAAAGACTTAACTTGTTACCTTCCGTTTCTTCCAAATCCCTCCTAGCACTCTCATTTCAGATAATGATCATTATATCACACACACAATCAAAATAACATGTATTGTATCTTGTATCAGATTTACGATGCATAAATGATATGCTCCAGACCAAGACAACCACTTTTTATCCCCATCCTTttataaatctgtttttatagCTTCATGTAAACCCTAATTCCCTCCCAGTAAGGcaaacttctgtgttttgttttgttttcattacaaCAGAAAAATTACTATCGTTTAAGTACACTGTAAAGCAattaacagaaatacatttctaagAGGTAATGGTAAAGGGAATGCATTCACATACAACACTCAGATTTCATTTAAGCTCTTCATTATCAGTCCAACTTGCTATATAAGtacactgaagaagaaacaagatTAGCAAGTGTGACCAACCAtcatatttttcacataataAGCAGAGGAAGCTCGACTGAAGTAGTAAGAAGTAGCACTAGACCACCTCTCTGAACACACGGACCTCTAGGACCAGAGTAAATTGCAGTACCATACAAAGTACAGACAAAAAAAAGGTTAAGATATTTCAGTGATGGATATGGTATTATC
The sequence above is a segment of the Excalfactoria chinensis isolate bCotChi1 chromosome 1, bCotChi1.hap2, whole genome shotgun sequence genome. Coding sequences within it:
- the FILIP1L gene encoding filamin A-interacting protein 1-like isoform X4, producing the protein MRSRSNSAESPTRPKPCQQRPKGHHKEETGYSGKGNMQRRSKEKDDVPQASTIIRSPKAEKKQRSSFKKREDLSRDDLLFLLSVLEGELQAQDEVIGILKAEKIDLALLEAQYGFVTPKKVLEALQRDAIQTKAEQWQEDIYEKPMGELDKVVEKQKETHRRMLEQLLMVEKSHRQTLYELEEEKRKHSEYMEKSDEFISLLEKERERLKKLLEQETAYQEKKEKENNKKIAKLKEELTKLKSFALMVVDEQQRLTEQLNQQSQKIQELTTSADQAHEKLAFAEAKAQEQEQKASRLEAELQVQSSKVSQDQEAMMAKLTNEDSQNRQLRLKLNALSRQIDELEETNKSLRKAEDELQDLRDKINKGEYGNSTLMSEVEELRKRLLEMEGKDEELIKMEDQCRELNKKLEKEASQSKNLKGEVDKLNKRIMELEKLEDAFSKSKQECYSLKCNLEREKMVTKQLSLELEGLKARVGELEAIESKLEKTESTLKEDLTKLKTLTVMLVDERKTMSEKIKQTEEKLEAATSQLQVEKNKVMSITEKLIEESKKALKSKSDAEEKVSSVTKERDELKNKLKAEEEKGSDLASKVNILRKRLQSLEAVEKEFLKNKLKETTKSSTSLQQENNKIKELSQEVEGLKQKLKEMKAIEDDLMKTEDEFESLERRYVNERDKAKLLSEELEAVKMEVARYKLTEKAESNQEQRLFKKLKEEEAKSSHLSREVDALKEKMHEYMATEDLLCHLRGDHTVLQKKLTQQENKNRELAREMEGLTKELERYRRFSKSHRPGVNGRRISDLQVFSKEVQTDPADNEPPDYKTLMPLERAVINGQLYEDSDNEDKDSNEEGQSVSFRSNSSIGNAMHKKLWIPWMKSKESHHQNGKIHTKQNGNCAQAGDLVLSHTPGQPLHIKVTPDHGQNTATLEITSPNTESPHSYTSTAVIPNCGTPKQRITIIQNASFAPVKSKVSEGYMSPEQAISPITMAAFARSQTPDSCGSLTPERTMSPLALPGSSSQEQMLSSEPLEMGAKHAVFRVSPDRQSSWQFQRSNSTGSSVITTEDNKIHIHLGSPYVQALTGSKTVSPCTPVQDNRTPALANGIPSKPTNKITSSITITPTATPLPRQSQITITDAFRQSVPTRIPKPKPTNATKLPVRIPSGHLNKPLQDSSSGKLHIIRTVSKTCLHSGGRS
- the FILIP1L gene encoding filamin A-interacting protein 1-like isoform X5 encodes the protein MTSCRLCSGRPAPVPQCCRRSGGGRRSARTVPRSRSFPSGSGSARLKKLLEQETAYQEKKEKENNKKIAKLKEELTKLKSFALMVVDEQQRLTEQLNQQSQKIQELTTSADQAHEKLAFAEAKAQEQEQKASRLEAELQVQSSKVSQDQEAMMAKLTNEDSQNRQLRLKLNALSRQIDELEETNKSLRKAEDELQDLRDKINKGEYGNSTLMSEVEELRKRLLEMEGKDEELIKMEDQCRELNKKLEKEASQSKNLKGEVDKLNKRIMELEKLEDAFSKSKQECYSLKCNLEREKMVTKQLSLELEGLKARVGELEAIESKLEKTESTLKEDLTKLKTLTVMLVDERKTMSEKIKQTEEKLEAATSQLQVEKNKVMSITEKLIEESKKALKSKSDAEEKVSSVTKERDELKNKLKAEEEKGSDLASKVNILRKRLQSLEAVEKEFLKNKLKETTKSSTSLQQENNKIKELSQEVEGLKQKLKEMKAIEDDLMKTEDEFESLERRYVNERDKAKLLSEELEAVKMEVARYKLTEKAESNQEQRLFKKLKEEEAKSSHLSREVDALKEKMHEYMATEDLLCHLRGDHTVLQKKLTQQENKNRELAREMEGLTKELERYRRFSKSHRPGVNGRRISDLQVFSKEVQTDPADNEPPDYKTLMPLERAVINGQLYEDSDNEDKDSNEEGQSVSFRSNSSIGNAMHKKLWIPWMKSKESHHQNGKIHTKQNGNCAQAGDLVLSHTPGQPLHIKVTPDHGQNTATLEITSPNTESPHSYTSTAVIPNCGTPKQRITIIQNASFAPVKSKVSEGYMSPEQAISPITMAAFARSQTPDSCGSLTPERTMSPLALPGSSSQEQMLSSEPLEMGAKHAVFRVSPDRQSSWQFQRSNSTGSSVITTEDNKIHIHLGSPYVQALTGSKTVSPCTPVQDNRTPALANGIPSKPTNKITSSITITPTATPLPRQSQITITDAFRQSVPTRIPKPKPTNATKLPVRIPSGHLNKPLQDSSSGKLHIIRTVSKTCLHSGGRRVHSNSLNGSTDNLWESSFHIGLSLRTAKS
- the FILIP1L gene encoding filamin A-interacting protein 1-like isoform X2; translated protein: MRSRSNSAESPTRPKPCQQRPKGHHKEETGYSGKGNMQRRSKEKDDVPQASTIIRSPKAEKKQRSSFKKREDLSRDDLLFLLSVLEGELQAQDEVIGILKAEKIDLALLEAQYGFVTPKKVLEALQRDAIQTKAEQWQEDIYEKPMGELDKVVEKQKETHRRMLEQLLMVEKSHRQTLYELEEEKRKHSEYMEKSDEFISLLEKERERLKKLLEQETAYQEKKEKENNKKIAKLKEELTKLKSFALMVVDEQQRLTEQLNQQSQKIQELTTSADQAHEKLAFAEAKAQEQEQKASRLEAELQVQSSKVSQDQEAMMAKLTNEDSQNRQLRLKLNALSRQIDELEETNKSLRKAEDELQDLRDKINKGEYGNSTLMSEVEELRKRLLEMEGKDEELIKMEDQCRELNKKLEKEASQSKNLKGEVDKLNKRIMELEKLEDAFSKSKQECYSLKCNLEREKMVTKQLSLELEGLKARVGELEAIESKLEKTESTLKEDLTKLKTLTVMLVDERKTMSEKIKQTEEKLEAATSQLQVEKNKVMSITEKLIEESKKALKSKSDAEEKVSSVTKERDELKNKLKAEEEKGSDLASKVNILRKRLQSLEAVEKEFLKNKLKETTKSSTSLQQENNKIKELSQEVEGLKQKLKEMKAIEDDLMKTEDEFESLERRYVNERDKAKLLSEELEAVKMEVARYKLTEKAESNQEQRLFKKLKEEEAKSSHLSREVDALKEKMHEYMATEDLLCHLRGDHTVLQKKLTQQENKNRELAREMEGLTKELERYRRFSKSHRPGVNGRRISDLQVFSKEVQTDPADNEPPDYKTLMPLERAVINGQLYEDSDNEDKDSNEEGQSVSFRSNSSIGNAMHKKLWIPWMKSKESHHQNGKIHTKQNGNCAQAGDLVLSHTPGQPLHIKVTPDHGQNTATLEITSPNTESPHSYTSTAVIPNCGTPKQRITIIQNASFAPVKSKVSEGYMSPEQAISPITMAAFARSQTPDSCGSLTPERTMSPLALPGSSSQEQMLSSEPLEMGAKHAVFRVSPDRQSSWQFQRSNSTGSSVITTEDNKIHIHLGSPYVQALTGSKTVSPCTPVQDNRTPALANGIPSKPTNKITSSITITPTATPLPRQSQITITDAFRQSVPTRIPKPKPTNATKLPVRIPSGHLNKPLQDSSSGKLHIIRTVSKTCLHSGGRRVHSNSLNGSTDNLWESSFHIGLSLRTAKS
- the FILIP1L gene encoding filamin A-interacting protein 1-like isoform X1; protein product: MKASARTFRFPACDASAASERETMRSRSNSAESPTRPKPCQQRPKGHHKEETGYSGKGNMQRRSKEKDDVPQASTIIRSPKAEKKQRSSFKKREDLSRDDLLFLLSVLEGELQAQDEVIGILKAEKIDLALLEAQYGFVTPKKVLEALQRDAIQTKAEQWQEDIYEKPMGELDKVVEKQKETHRRMLEQLLMVEKSHRQTLYELEEEKRKHSEYMEKSDEFISLLEKERERLKKLLEQETAYQEKKEKENNKKIAKLKEELTKLKSFALMVVDEQQRLTEQLNQQSQKIQELTTSADQAHEKLAFAEAKAQEQEQKASRLEAELQVQSSKVSQDQEAMMAKLTNEDSQNRQLRLKLNALSRQIDELEETNKSLRKAEDELQDLRDKINKGEYGNSTLMSEVEELRKRLLEMEGKDEELIKMEDQCRELNKKLEKEASQSKNLKGEVDKLNKRIMELEKLEDAFSKSKQECYSLKCNLEREKMVTKQLSLELEGLKARVGELEAIESKLEKTESTLKEDLTKLKTLTVMLVDERKTMSEKIKQTEEKLEAATSQLQVEKNKVMSITEKLIEESKKALKSKSDAEEKVSSVTKERDELKNKLKAEEEKGSDLASKVNILRKRLQSLEAVEKEFLKNKLKETTKSSTSLQQENNKIKELSQEVEGLKQKLKEMKAIEDDLMKTEDEFESLERRYVNERDKAKLLSEELEAVKMEVARYKLTEKAESNQEQRLFKKLKEEEAKSSHLSREVDALKEKMHEYMATEDLLCHLRGDHTVLQKKLTQQENKNRELAREMEGLTKELERYRRFSKSHRPGVNGRRISDLQVFSKEVQTDPADNEPPDYKTLMPLERAVINGQLYEDSDNEDKDSNEEGQSVSFRSNSSIGNAMHKKLWIPWMKSKESHHQNGKIHTKQNGNCAQAGDLVLSHTPGQPLHIKVTPDHGQNTATLEITSPNTESPHSYTSTAVIPNCGTPKQRITIIQNASFAPVKSKVSEGYMSPEQAISPITMAAFARSQTPDSCGSLTPERTMSPLALPGSSSQEQMLSSEPLEMGAKHAVFRVSPDRQSSWQFQRSNSTGSSVITTEDNKIHIHLGSPYVQALTGSKTVSPCTPVQDNRTPALANGIPSKPTNKITSSITITPTATPLPRQSQITITDAFRQSVPTRIPKPKPTNATKLPVRIPSGHLNKPLQDSSSGKLHIIRTVSKTCLHSGGRRVHSNSLNGSTDNLWESSFHIGLSLRTAKS
- the FILIP1L gene encoding filamin A-interacting protein 1-like isoform X6; its protein translation is MTSCRLCSGRPAPVPQCCRRSGGGRRSARTVPRSRSFPSGSGSARLKKLLEQETAYQEKKEKENNKKIAKLKEELTKLKSFALMVVDEQQRLTEQLNQQSQKIQELTTSADQAHEKLAFAEAKAQEQEQKASRLEAELQVQSSKVSQDQEAMMAKLTNEDSQNRQLRLKLNALSRQIDELEETNKSLRKAEDELQDLRDKINKGEYGNSTLMSEVEELRKRLLEMEGKDEELIKMEDQCRELNKKLEKEASQSKNLKGEVDKLNKRIMELEKLEDAFSKSKQECYSLKCNLEREKMVTKQLSLELEGLKARVGELEAIESKLEKTESTLKEDLTKLKTLTVMLVDERKTMSEKIKQTEEKLEAATSQLQVEKNKVMSITEKLIEESKKALKSKSDAEEKVSSVTKERDELKNKLKAEEEKGSDLASKVNILRKRLQSLEAVEKEFLKNKLKETTKSSTSLQQENNKIKELSQEVEGLKQKLKEMKAIEDDLMKTEDEFESLERRYVNERDKAKLLSEELEAVKMEVARYKLTEKAESNQEQRLFKKLKEEEAKSSHLSREVDALKEKMHEYMATEDLLCHLRGDHTVLQKKLTQQENKNRELAREMEGLTKELERYRRFSKSHRPGVNGRRISDLQVFSKEVQTDPADNEPPDYKTLMPLERAVINGQLYEDSDNEDKDSNEEGQSVSFRSNSSIGNAMHKKLWIPWMKSKESHHQNGKIHTKQNGNCAQAGDLVLSHTPGQPLHIKVTPDHGQNTATLEITSPNTESPHSYTSTAVIPNCGTPKQRITIIQNASFAPVKSKVSEGYMSPEQAISPITMAAFARSQTPDSCGSLTPERTMSPLALPGSSSQEQMLSSEPLEMGAKHAVFRVSPDRQSSWQFQRSNSTGSSVITTEDNKIHIHLGSPYVQALTGSKTVSPCTPVQDNRTPALANGIPSKPTNKITSSITITPTATPLPRQSQITITDAFRQSVPTRIPKPKPTNATKLPVRIPSGHLNKPLQDSSSGKLHIIRTVSKTCLHSGGRS
- the FILIP1L gene encoding filamin A-interacting protein 1-like isoform X3 yields the protein MKASARTFRFPACDASAASERETMRSRSNSAESPTRPKPCQQRPKGHHKEETGYSGKGNMQRRSKEKDDVPQASTIIRSPKAEKKQRSSFKKREDLSRDDLLFLLSVLEGELQAQDEVIGILKAEKIDLALLEAQYGFVTPKKVLEALQRDAIQTKAEQWQEDIYEKPMGELDKVVEKQKETHRRMLEQLLMVEKSHRQTLYELEEEKRKHSEYMEKSDEFISLLEKERERLKKLLEQETAYQEKKEKENNKKIAKLKEELTKLKSFALMVVDEQQRLTEQLNQQSQKIQELTTSADQAHEKLAFAEAKAQEQEQKASRLEAELQVQSSKVSQDQEAMMAKLTNEDSQNRQLRLKLNALSRQIDELEETNKSLRKAEDELQDLRDKINKGEYGNSTLMSEVEELRKRLLEMEGKDEELIKMEDQCRELNKKLEKEASQSKNLKGEVDKLNKRIMELEKLEDAFSKSKQECYSLKCNLEREKMVTKQLSLELEGLKARVGELEAIESKLEKTESTLKEDLTKLKTLTVMLVDERKTMSEKIKQTEEKLEAATSQLQVEKNKVMSITEKLIEESKKALKSKSDAEEKVSSVTKERDELKNKLKAEEEKGSDLASKVNILRKRLQSLEAVEKEFLKNKLKETTKSSTSLQQENNKIKELSQEVEGLKQKLKEMKAIEDDLMKTEDEFESLERRYVNERDKAKLLSEELEAVKMEVARYKLTEKAESNQEQRLFKKLKEEEAKSSHLSREVDALKEKMHEYMATEDLLCHLRGDHTVLQKKLTQQENKNRELAREMEGLTKELERYRRFSKSHRPGVNGRRISDLQVFSKEVQTDPADNEPPDYKTLMPLERAVINGQLYEDSDNEDKDSNEEGQSVSFRSNSSIGNAMHKKLWIPWMKSKESHHQNGKIHTKQNGNCAQAGDLVLSHTPGQPLHIKVTPDHGQNTATLEITSPNTESPHSYTSTAVIPNCGTPKQRITIIQNASFAPVKSKVSEGYMSPEQAISPITMAAFARSQTPDSCGSLTPERTMSPLALPGSSSQEQMLSSEPLEMGAKHAVFRVSPDRQSSWQFQRSNSTGSSVITTEDNKIHIHLGSPYVQALTGSKTVSPCTPVQDNRTPALANGIPSKPTNKITSSITITPTATPLPRQSQITITDAFRQSVPTRIPKPKPTNATKLPVRIPSGHLNKPLQDSSSGKLHIIRTVSKTCLHSGGRS